One stretch of Miscanthus floridulus cultivar M001 chromosome 18, ASM1932011v1, whole genome shotgun sequence DNA includes these proteins:
- the LOC136523363 gene encoding uncharacterized protein, which yields MDMDASPAINFWKDPNAEPCCICGEEKEEGAAAAGHTELTCPYNYLAPAAASSYVPCRARVAAWIEGRGALSEHRWFLRRFVRASNLPGSCRPADLAGLFAAFGPLRMWHVAMDGPGKCKGLACVVFERREDAEVAVEDLNCYSFGGRSFRVDWAYPSA from the coding sequence ATGGATATGGACGCGAGCCCTGCCATCAACTTCTGGAAGGACCCGAACGCCGAGCCCTGCTGCATCTgcggggaggagaaggaggagggcgccgcggcggcggggcaCACGGAGCTGACGTGCCCTTACAACTacctcgcccccgccgccgcgtcGTCGTACGTGCCCTGCCGGGCGAGGGTCGCCGCCTGGATCGAAGGCAGGGGCGCCCTCTCCGAGCACCGCTGGTTCCTGCGGCGCTTCGTGCGTGCGAGCAACCTGCCTGGGAGCTGCCGGCCGGCCGACCTGGCCGGGCTCTTCGCCGCGTTCGGGCCCCTGCGGATGTGGCACGTCGCCATGGACGGCCCCGGCAAGTGCAAGGGGCTCGCGTGCGTGGTGTTCGAGCGCCGAGAGGACGCGGAGGTGGCTGTTGAGGACCTCAACTGCTACAGCTTCGGTGGCCGTAGCTTCCGGGTCGACTGGGCGTATCCCAGCGCCTGA
- the LOC136521987 gene encoding uncharacterized protein, translated as MSEWAESCVSEVGCRTLVELGYMPEKPLIGWRPAFGEAVPKPRTGETVVFADFFERGFSVPTHPFFRRLLGYYGLQLHHLNPNGILHISIFITLCEAYLGIEPHFGLWKWLYCVRPVSKRDPNNGNNTCACAIGGARIQLRPKTQHVSIPLWTSNKGWQSRWFYCRNEKPSLPDFVASHCPVKLPSWSNPPTADEMAEVGKIIPHFNGLIRNGLDGAQLVVTFVCRRIQPIKKRCHRMSEFTGISDPTRERSIKLTEDDILSRVAQLVSTDTNICTNGKPLPCHHKRPPENDLSKYLSATLEEDEQGVDMPQATVGATIVSQPPLKKPRTLGADSSGELVQQKGNEVVARSCSELAQQRQSGNSAPIAQPAPDDGDTETMSHWKKRESDEALACSTPDLGLQDLSSLGRVAIFKREEKLSKDVMLPCLLLHSSASPTTEVSTSASREAADLTAPHREEMPDNESVPLLPPQAASLSPTPLSEPRSLQSPPACQSPPTTTLSALTVPESIEMTHVPCWPLPCDNLGSSQQSVGFATDSVEVEGEVHGKKAQEEEPGMLYVQMKDMESNLLWEIDDEMERVEVDWEKVKEATTFFETRLTEITLKFKRASELIVKLKQENKELEVKLKQENKELEVKLKQENKNLEVKLKQENKELEVKLKQESEVARAFEKKASDLSKELDIVRADRDSLSRRFQDAKKKAADLCDAFNAPCNKFSIDNSTPDSVEVVTERLGNFPTELTDEAVAAAADGGHCRIGMQLALATRG; from the exons ATGTCGGAATGGGCAGAATCCTGTGTCTCGGAGGTCGGATGCCGCACACTGGTGGAGCTTGGGTACATGCCAGAGAAGCCATTGATTGGATGGCGGCCAGCGTTCGGCGAAGCGGTCCCGAAGCCGCGCACCGGTGAGACCGTGGTCTTCGCGGACTTCTTCGAGCGTGGGTTCTCGGTGCCGACGCACCCGTTCTTCCGCCGTCTCCTCGGTTACTACGGCCTGCAGCTTCACCACTTGAACCCTAACGGTATACtccacatctcaatcttcatcactCTCTGCGAGGCGTACCTGGGAATCGAGCCGCACTTCGGGTTGTGGAAATGGCTATATTGTGTGAGGCCAGTAAGCAAGCGAGATCCCAACAACGGCAACAACACCTGTGCTTGCGCGATTGGAGGAGCCCGCATCCAGCTTCGTCCGAAGACGCAACACGTCTCCATTCCGCTGTGGACATCCAACAAAGGATGGCAGTCGAGGTGGTTTTACTGCCGCAACGAGAAGCCGTCGCTGCCTGACTTCGTTGCTAGCCATTGCCCTGTTAAGCTGCCGTCGTGGAGTAATCCCCCCACTGCAGACGAGATGGCCGAGGTGGGGAAGATCATCCCACACTTCAATGGCTTGATCCGAAATGGGCTCGACGGAGCCCAGTTGGTCGTTACCTTCGTGTGTCGTCGGATCCAACCGATTAAGAAGAGGTGCCATCGGATGTCTGAGTTCACAGGTATTTCTGACCCGACACGAGAGAGGTCGATAAAGTTGACTGAAGATGATATTCTTTCCCGGGTGGCCCAGCTCGTGTCAACTGATACTAACATTTGCACTAATGGCAAGCCACTTCCGTGTCATCACAAACGACCGCCGGAAAAT GACCTGAGCAAGTACCTTTCCGCGACTCTGGAGGAAGACGAACAGGGAGTAGACATGCCACAGGCGACGGTCGGCGCCACCATAGTCAGCCAGCCCCCTCTGAAGAAACCGAGGACCCTTGGTGCCGACTCCTCTGGGGAGTTGGTCCAACAGAAGGGCAATGAAGTTGTGGCCCGCTCCTGCAGTGAGCTGGCACAACAGAGACAGTCTGGCAACAGTGCGCCAATTGCCCAGCCGGCGCCTGACGATGGGGATACGGAGACCATGTCCCATTGGAAGAAGAGAGAGTCCGATGAGGCCCTCGCCTGCTCCACCCCAGACCTGGGGCTGCAAGATCTGTCATCTCTTGGTAGGGTGGCGATTTTTAAGAGGGA GGAGAAGTTGTCCAAGGATGTTATGTTACCCTGTCTGTTGCTGCACTCCAGTGCCTCGCCAACCACGGAAGTAAGCACCTCTGCTAGCAGGGAGGCAGCAGATCTGACTGCTCCACACCGTGAGGAGATGCCAGACAACGAGTCCGTGCCCCTGTTGCCTCCACAGGCAGCCTCTCTGTCTCCGACACCTCTATCGGAGCCACGTTCACTCCAGTCACCGCCAGCATGTCAATCTCCTCCTACTACAACACTGTCCGCCTTGACTGTTCCCGAGTCAATCGAGATGACGCATGTGCCTTGCTGGCCTCTCCCATGTGACAACCTGGGGTCCAGTCAGCAGTCCGTTGGGTTCGCTACTGACTCCGTTGAAGTGGAGGGAGAGGTACACGGGAAGAAGgcccaggaggaggagccagggATGCTCTATGTCCAGATGAAGGACATGGAGAGCAACCTGTTATGGGAGATCGATGATGAGATGGAGCGTGTCGAGGTCGATTGGGAGAAGGTCAAGGAGGCCACGACGTTCTTCGAGACTAGACTCACTGAAATCACTCTCAAGTTCAAACGTGCCTCCGAGCTGATAGTTAAATTAAAGCAGGAGAACAAGGAGCTGGAAGTTAAATTGAAGCAggagaacaaggagctggaggttAAATTGAAGCAGGAGAACAAGAATCTGGAGGTTAAATTGAAGCAggagaacaaggagctggaggttAAATTGAAGCAGGAGAGCGAGGTCGCTCGAG CTTTTGAGAAGAAGGCCAGTGATCTGTCTAAGGAGCTTGACATTGTGCGCGCGGATCGTGATTCCCTCAGCCGGAGGTTCCAGGATGCCAAGAAGAAAGCTGCTG ACTTGTGTGATGCCTTCAATGCTCCCTGCAACAAGTTCTCGATTGACAATTCGACCCCGGACAGCGTTGAGGTTGTCACCGAGCGACTGGGTAACTTCCCGACTGAGCTGACAGAtgaagcagtagcagcagcagctgatGGGGGGCACTGCCGCATCGGGATGCAGTTAGCTCTTGCAACACGAGGTTGA